From the genome of Chromatiales bacterium:
AACTCGCGACCCCAACCTTGGCAAGGTTGTGCTCTACCAACTGAGCTATTCCCGCTGCGTCAGTGGGGCGGAATGATACTGGCCACCCCGGACTTCGTCAACACTTTTGCAACATCACTGTGCAACCCGTCGAGGCTACTTCGCCTCGAAGCTGCGGACGGCCGCGCGCAGGTAGCTCAGCATGGACCACAGCGTGAGTGCGGCGGCAACGAACAGCGCCGCCAGGCCGATCTCGTAGACCGGGATACCCCACAGCGGGTACTCGAACAGCAGCAGGGTCAGGGCGATCATCTGCGCCGTGGTCTTCACCTTGCCGATGTAGGAGACGGCCACCCGGGCCCGCTGGCCGATCTCGGCCATCCATTCACGCAGGGCCGAGATGGCGATCTCGCGCCCGATGATGATGATGGCGGCCACCGCCAGCCAGACCGACCAGTTGCCATGCACCGCGTGGCTATGCTCCGTCACCATCACCAGCACCGCCGCCACGGTGAGCTTGTCGGCCACCGGATCGAGAAAGGCGCCAAAGTGGGACTCCTGGCCGAGGCGACGGGCCAGGTAGCCATCCAGCCAGTCCGTCACCCCGCCCAGGGCGAAGATCAGCGCGCTGGCCGGACCCGACCATTCCCAGGGCAAGTAGAATACCACCACGATCAGCGGGATCAGGGCGATGCGCAGATAGGTCAGTGCATTCGGGATGTTCATGCGGGCCATGGCGGCGTGGTGTCCGGGTCAGTCCTGTGAATGAAAGGTCTCGTAGATACGTCGTGCCAGCTCATGGCTGATACCCGGCACCTTGGCCAGTTCCTCGGCGCTGGCGGCGCTCACGCCACGCTGCCCACCGAAGTGCTTGAGCAGCGTCTGGCGACGCTTCGGCCCCAGCCCCGGGATGCCTTCCAGCGGCGAGGTCGTTCGCGCCTTCGCGCGACGCTGGCGGTGGCCCGTGATGGCGAAGCGATGCGCCTCGTCGCGGATCTGCTGCACGAGATGCAGTGCCGGGGAGTTCGCCGGCAGTATAGTGGGCACCGCGGAGTCGCTCAATACGAGGGTCTCGAGACCGGGTTTGCGGCCCTCCCCCTTCGCCACGCCGATGATGCTCACGCCCGTGATCTGCAGCTCCTCCAGCACCTCCCGCGCCTGGCGCACCTGGCCCTTGCCGCCGTCGATGAAGAGGATGTCCGGCAGGGGCGCCTCCCCTTCCTTCAGACGGCGATAGCGCCGGGTGAGCGCCTGGCGCATGGCGGCATAGTCGTCGCCGGGCTCGATGCCCTCGATATTGAAGCGGCGGTAGTCCGACTTCTTCGGCCCCTCGCCATCGAACACCACGCAGGATGCCACGGTGGCCTCGCCCTGGGTGTGACTGATATCGAAACACTCCAGTCGCGACGGGATGCCATCCAGGTCCAGCTCCTCCTGCAGGGCCTCGAAGCGCTGCTGCATGCCCGCCCGCGAGGCCAGGCGCGAATCCAGGGCATGTGCGACGTTGCGCCGGGCGAGTGCCACCCAGCGCGCGCGATCACCGCGCAGGCTGTGCGAGATCGTGACCTTGCGCCCCCGGCGCAGGGCCAGCATCTCCTCCAGCACGACCCCATCCTCCGGGGCATGCGAGACCAGGATCTCGCCCGGCACCTCGCGCGTGAGGTAGTACTGGCCGATGAAGGCCGCCAGCACCTGCCCCTCGTCCAGCTCGTCCGTGGCGCTGGGGAAGAAGCTCTTGTTGCCGAGGTTGTGCCCGCCACGCACGGAAAAGGCCTGCACGCAGGCCAGCCCGCTGCGGATCTCGCAGGCCAGGATGTCGAAGTCCCCCTGCCCGCCCGATACGTACTGCTTCTCCGAGATCTGGCGCAGGGCCTCGATCTGGTCGCGATACTGCGCCGCCTGTTCATAGTCCAGGCGCGCGGCGGCCTCCTCCATGTGGCGCACCAGGTCACCAATGACCTTCTCGCTCTTGCCCTCCAGGAACTGGATGGCGTGCTCGATATCTTCGTGATACCGCGCTTCGCTGATGTAGCCGACGCAGGGCGCGGTGCAACGCTTGATCTGGTATTGCAGGCAGGGACGGGAGCGGTTGCGGAAGAAGCTGTCCTCGCACTGGCGCACGCGGAACAGCTTCTGCAGCAGGTTCAGCGTCTCGCGCACCGCCCCGGCACTGGGATAGGGACCGAAGTAGCGCCCGGGCTGGCGCCGCGCGCCACGGTGGAACCCAAGCCGCGGAAAGGCATCCTGGGTGGCCACGAAGATATAGGGATAGCTCTTGTCGTCGCGCAGCAGCACGTTGTAGCGCGGGCGATGCTCCTTGATCAGGTTGTTCTCGAGCAGCAGCGCCTCGGCCTCGGTATTGGTGACCGTGACCTCGATGTTGCAGACCTGGCGCACCATGGAGGCGATGCGCGGGCTCAGCTGGGCCGACTCGCGAAAATAGGAAGACACCCGCTTGCGCAGGTCCTTGGCCTTGCCCACGTAAAGCACCTGACCCGCCTCGCCCATCATGCGGTAGACGCCGGGGCGATGGGTCAGGTGGCGCAGAAAGGCCTGGGGATCGAAGGCGGCCGGGGCGCTCATCGGCGTGCGGGCAGTAGCTCGCGGATACGCGCAAACACAGCGTGGAACATGTCCTCGGTGAGACGCCGGGTCTGGGTGTTGTAGCGACTGCAGTGGTAGGAATCGACGAGCTGCAGACCGTTTGGCAGCACATGCTCCGCCCCATGCCCGAAGCGGTAACCGCCCTGCTTCAGCCCCAGTGCGCGCAGCACGGCATTGTGGGCGATGGTGCCCAGGGCCAGCACCACCGACCCGGTTGCCAGCGTATCCAGCTCCGCAGCGAGGTAGTCGTTGCAGCTGCGGATCTCGGCGGTGGTGGGCTTGTTCTCGGGAGGGAGGCACTTCACCGCGTTGGTGATGCGGCAATCGATGAGCCGCAGGCCGTCGTCCGCTGCGCGCGACTCGGGGGCCGAACCGAAGCCGAAGCGGTGCAGGGTGTCGTAGAGCAGGATGCCGGCGTAGTCACCGGTAAAGGGGCGGCCGGTCGCGTTGGCGCCGTGCATGCCCGGGGCCAGGCCGACGATGAGCAGGCGCGCACGCCCGTCGCCGAAGGGGGCAACCGGGGCGCAGTGGTAGTCGGGGTGCCTGGCCTGAACCTCACGCAGAAAGCCGGCGAGCCGCGGACAGCGCCGGCAGGATGGATCGAAGCTGGATGTCATGGGGCGATTCTATCCCAAGCGGGCGCGGCGCTCACCTGCGAGCGCCCGAGAAAACAGATGAGGTTTCGATTTTAACTATCTGATTAAAAAAGATCAGACATCGTGCTCGATGAGCCCGTGCTGGATGGCCAGTCGAATCATCTCGATGTCGCTCTTCACGTTGAGCTTGTCGTGCAGGCGGCTCTTGTAGGTGCTCACCGTCTTGGGGCTAAGGCAGAGCTTGTCGGAAATCACCTGCGGGCGATGCCCCTGGGTGATCATGAGCAGGATCTGCATCTCCCGCTGGGAGAGCCGGTCGAAGGGAGAATCGTCCGCCCCGGGCAGCATGGACAGGGCCAGCTGCTGGGCGATCTCGGGGCTGATGTGCTTGCCGCCACCATGGACGCTCTTGATGGCCTTGATCATCTCGTCGATGTGGCAGCCCTTGGTGAGATAGCCCGATGCCCCCGCCTCCAGCAGGCGGCGCGGAAACGGGCCCTCGGCATGGACGGTGACGACGATGATCCGCGGCGCGCCCTCGTGCAGCAGGATGCGCCGGATCGCCTCCAGCCCGCCGATGCCCGGCATGTTCACGTCCATGAGCAAGACGTCGGGCTTGAGCGCTCGCACCGCCTCGATGGCCGCCTCGCCACTGTCGGCCTCGCCGACGACCTCGATCCCGTCGGAGTCCCTGCGATCCTCCAGCAGCCGACGGATACCGGTGCGCACGAGATCATGATCGTCCACGATGAGGACGCCAATCATAACCTACTCCCTGAGACCTGCCTTTGGCGTTATGTATGAAAAACCATGTCCGCCACACGATACCACGATTCAAGCGTGGCGCCCGGCAAACCACCCGATACGGCGCAAGCCCATCGGGCCGTTCTCATTTTACATGCCGGACGGGTTTCAGGTAGCCGTCGGGAGGAAACCCGTCCACCCGGCAGCCTCCTGCACAATGCAGGCCGGCGGCATTCTCAGGACACCCGACACCCCGGGGCCTGCTCACCCGCCGACTTGAGCCAGCCCGGCAGGACGCATCAACAAAAAAGGGCGGGGTATCGGCCGATACCCCGCCCCCGTCGTGGCTGGCGACAGACGCGCTGTGGCTTACTTGCGCACGCCCTCGATCGACAGAATGATCTCGGCCTCGCGCGACTTCGGGCCCAGCTCATAGTCGATGTTGAAGTCCTTCAGCGCGATGCTGGTGTTGCCCTGGAAGCCGGTGCGATAGCCGCCCCAGGGGTCCTCGCCCTCGCCGACGTGAGTGACGTCGATGCGAACTTCGCGGGTCACGTCCTTCAGCGTCAGGTCGCCGGTCAGCACACCGGTGCCGTCGCCGTTGTCCTTGTAGGCGGTGCTGACGAAGCGCGCGGTCGGGTACTTGCTCACGTCGAAGAAGTCCTTGCCGCGCAGGTGCTTGTCGCGCTCGGCATGGTTGGAGTCGATGCTGGCCACGTCGATGGTCACGTCGATCTTCGACGCCTCGGGCCTCGAAGGGTCATAGGAGAACTCGCCCTCGAAGTCGTTGAAGCGGCCATACAGCCAGCTGTAGCCCAGGTGCTGGATACGGAACTGGATGAAGGCATGCGCGCCCTTGGTGTCGATCACGTAGTCGGCGGCCGTGGCCAGGCCCGGCACGGACACCGCGAGGGCAAGAACAGCGCCAATCAGGGATTTACGTATCATGCGTCTACTCCTTGGTGTTGTGAATGAAGCCGCTGTGAAGCTCAGGGCCGCAGCATGCGTCGCAGGGTGCGGTCCCTGTTGAAAAAGTGATGCTTGAGCGCCGCCAGGGCATGCAGCACGACCAGACCGATGAGTACCCAGGCCAGCCACAGGTGTACGACCCCCGCCACGTCCTCCTGGTTCTCGATGCCCGTGATCGTGGCCGGGACCTCGAACCAGCCAAACACCTCGATCGGCCGGCC
Proteins encoded in this window:
- the pgsA gene encoding CDP-diacylglycerol--glycerol-3-phosphate 3-phosphatidyltransferase, which produces MARMNIPNALTYLRIALIPLIVVVFYLPWEWSGPASALIFALGGVTDWLDGYLARRLGQESHFGAFLDPVADKLTVAAVLVMVTEHSHAVHGNWSVWLAVAAIIIIGREIAISALREWMAEIGQRARVAVSYIGKVKTTAQMIALTLLLFEYPLWGIPVYEIGLAALFVAAALTLWSMLSYLRAAVRSFEAK
- the uvrC gene encoding excinuclease ABC subunit UvrC, with the protein product MSAPAAFDPQAFLRHLTHRPGVYRMMGEAGQVLYVGKAKDLRKRVSSYFRESAQLSPRIASMVRQVCNIEVTVTNTEAEALLLENNLIKEHRPRYNVLLRDDKSYPYIFVATQDAFPRLGFHRGARRQPGRYFGPYPSAGAVRETLNLLQKLFRVRQCEDSFFRNRSRPCLQYQIKRCTAPCVGYISEARYHEDIEHAIQFLEGKSEKVIGDLVRHMEEAAARLDYEQAAQYRDQIEALRQISEKQYVSGGQGDFDILACEIRSGLACVQAFSVRGGHNLGNKSFFPSATDELDEGQVLAAFIGQYYLTREVPGEILVSHAPEDGVVLEEMLALRRGRKVTISHSLRGDRARWVALARRNVAHALDSRLASRAGMQQRFEALQEELDLDGIPSRLECFDISHTQGEATVASCVVFDGEGPKKSDYRRFNIEGIEPGDDYAAMRQALTRRYRRLKEGEAPLPDILFIDGGKGQVRQAREVLEELQITGVSIIGVAKGEGRKPGLETLVLSDSAVPTILPANSPALHLVQQIRDEAHRFAITGHRQRRAKARTTSPLEGIPGLGPKRRQTLLKHFGGQRGVSAASAEELAKVPGISHELARRIYETFHSQD
- a CDS encoding response regulator, which gives rise to MIGVLIVDDHDLVRTGIRRLLEDRRDSDGIEVVGEADSGEAAIEAVRALKPDVLLMDVNMPGIGGLEAIRRILLHEGAPRIIVVTVHAEGPFPRRLLEAGASGYLTKGCHIDEMIKAIKSVHGGGKHISPEIAQQLALSMLPGADDSPFDRLSQREMQILLMITQGHRPQVISDKLCLSPKTVSTYKSRLHDKLNVKSDIEMIRLAIQHGLIEHDV
- a CDS encoding uracil-DNA glycosylase, with protein sequence MTSSFDPSCRRCPRLAGFLREVQARHPDYHCAPVAPFGDGRARLLIVGLAPGMHGANATGRPFTGDYAGILLYDTLHRFGFGSAPESRAADDGLRLIDCRITNAVKCLPPENKPTTAEIRSCNDYLAAELDTLATGSVVLALGTIAHNAVLRALGLKQGGYRFGHGAEHVLPNGLQLVDSYHCSRYNTQTRRLTEDMFHAVFARIRELLPARR
- a CDS encoding YceI family protein, translated to MIRKSLIGAVLALAVSVPGLATAADYVIDTKGAHAFIQFRIQHLGYSWLYGRFNDFEGEFSYDPSRPEASKIDVTIDVASIDSNHAERDKHLRGKDFFDVSKYPTARFVSTAYKDNGDGTGVLTGDLTLKDVTREVRIDVTHVGEGEDPWGGYRTGFQGNTSIALKDFNIDYELGPKSREAEIILSIEGVRK